A DNA window from Pungitius pungitius chromosome 1, fPunPun2.1, whole genome shotgun sequence contains the following coding sequences:
- the LOC119222256 gene encoding uncharacterized protein LOC119222256 has product MMSSPRFAVCVTWLFLCKMAHATDLTVHQERLFVSVNVGDNITLQCFHQNKVRIWLHWYKQTLGQQPKLISTFYTYNKKGNFHHEFENNPRFTLNTEKDQNHLTIIDLKMSDLGTYYCRQSTSYVLTFAEGTVVSVQGSGLTVPALLHQSPSETIQPGGSVTLNCTVQTGTCDGQHSVYWFKDSEESHPALIYTDGGSTDQCERKPNTTQRCDYNLPMESLNLSHAGSYYCAVASCGHILFGNRTKLDIEYESHHLVLVYFFNGALVFTTILVVLLGFLVYKLKKKMSCQCLESVATVSAPSTGSTEVNFN; this is encoded by the exons ATGATGTCATCTCCAAGGTTTGCCGTCTGTGTGACATGGTTGTTCTTGTGTAAAATGG CTCATGCAACTGATCTGACTGTGCATCAAGAGAGACTTTTTGTGTCAGTCAATGTTGGAGACAACATTACTTTGCAATGTTTCCATCAGAATAAGGTTAGAATTTGGCTTCACTGGTATAAACAAACCCTGGGACAACAACCAAAGCTGATCTCCACCTTCTATACGTacaacaaaaaaggcaatttccATCATGAATTTGAGAACAATCCACGCTTCACACTGAATACTGAAAAAGATCAAAATCACTTGACAATTattgatttgaaaatgtcagaTTTAGGAACTTACTACTGTCGACAGAGCACTTCATATGTGTTGACTTTTGCCGAAGGCACAGTTGTCAGTGTGCAGGGTTCAGGTTTGACCGTCCCAGCTTTGCTCCATCAGTCACCATCAGAGACCATCCAGCCAGGAGGCTCTGTGACTCTGAACTGTACAGTACAAACTGGGACCTGTGATGGACAACACAGTGTTTACTGGTTCAAAGACTCTGAAGAATCTCATCCAGCACTCATTTACACTGATGGAGGCAGCACTGATCAGTGTGAGAGGAAACCCAACACAACCCAACGCTGTGACTACAACCTGCCGAtggagagcctgaatctgtcTCATGCTGGGTCCTActactgtgctgttgcctcgtgtggacacattctgtttgGAAACAGGACCAAACTGGATATTGAGT ATGAGAGCCACCATCTTGTCctggtgtatttttttaatggagctTTGGTATTCACCACCATCCTGGTTGTTTTACTGGGTTTTTTGGTCTACaagctaaaaaagaaaatgagctgTCAATGTTTGG AGTCTGTCGCAACCGTATCAGCTCCCTCCACAGGA
- the LOC119222264 gene encoding uncharacterized protein LOC119222264, with the protein MMTSPRFVVYVTWLFLWKMAHATDLRQERGFASVNVGDNMTLQCVYQSNVKPWLYWYKQMLGKQPKLIATVHPFSTNATFHDDFKNNPRFTLDTKKEDRNDLTIFYVKFSDSATYYCAYSTLFVLTFAEGTVVSVQGSSTNIPALLHQSPSETIQPGGSVTLNCTVQTGTCDGQHSVYWFKDSEESHPALIYTDGGSTDQCERKSNTTQRCDYNLPMESLNLSHAGTYYCAVASCGHILFGNRTKLDFVDTGDHLLLVYLLSGALVFTTILVVLLFFLVYKLNKKKSCQCSESHRIVSAPSRGNTEGYQNAQSPHYAALNLNVPNASRRQKINTDVECVYSGINQ; encoded by the exons ATGATGACATCTCCAAGGTTTGTCGTCTATGTGACATGGTTGTTCTTGTGGAAAATGG CTCATGCAACGGATCTGCGTCAAGAGAGAGGTTTTGCATCAGTCAATGTTGGAGACAACATGACTTTGCAATGTGTCTATCAGAGTAACGTTAAACCATGGCTTTACTGGTATAAACAAATGCTGGGGAAACAACCAAAGCTGATCGCCACTGTTCATCCGTTTAGCACAAATGCCACTTTTCATGATGATTTCAAGAATAATCCACGCTTCACACTGGATACTAAAAAAGAAGATCGTAATGACTTGACAATATTTTATGTCAAATTTTCAGACTCAGCAACTTACTACTGTGCATATAGCACTTTATTTGTGTTGACCTTTGCAGAGGGCACTGTTGTCAGTGTGCAGGGTTCTAGTACAAACATCCCAGCTTTGCTCCATCAGTCACCATCAGAGACCATCCAGCCAGGAGGCTCTGTGACTCTGAACTGTACTGTACAAACTGGGACCTGTGATGGACAACACAGTGTTTACTGGTTCAAAGACTCTGAAGAATCTCATCCAGCACTTATTTACACTGATGGAGGCAGCACTGATCAGTGTGAGAGGAAATCCAACACAACCCAACGCTGTGACTACAACCTGCCGAtggagagcctgaatctgtcTCATGCTGGGACCTActactgtgctgttgcctcgtgtggacacattctgtttgGAAACAGGACCAAGCTGGATTTTGTAG ACACGGGTGACCATCTTCTCCTGGTGTATTTATTGAGCGGAGCTTTGGTATTCACAACCATCTTAgtggttttacttttttttttggtctacaAGCTGAACAAGAAAAAGAGCTGTCAATGTTCGG AGTCTCACAGAATTGTTTCAGCTCCCTCCAGAGGAAACACAGAG GGTTACCAAAACGCACAGAGCCCTCATTATGCTGCTTTAAATCTCAATGTGCCAAACGCATCAAGGAGGCAGAAGATAAACACTGATGTTGAATGTGTGTACTCCGGCATTAATCAGTAA